The Triplophysa dalaica isolate WHDGS20190420 chromosome 18, ASM1584641v1, whole genome shotgun sequence genome includes the window TTGGAGTGAGATCACAATTGTTAGGACTCGAGCCATTCAAAGTTTCAGCAGGGGCCTCTCAGCCCCACCCAAATCCCACAAGGTTTTTTTAGCAGTTCATTTAACTATTGTTATGACCAGcacaaataaaagtaatagCCTACCAATTGGTAGatctgataaaaaaatgaatggcttCCATAGTATCTTCCATACTACTGTGGCAGTAAacgggggatgagatctgtttggttactgacattcttcaaaatatcttccgttttgttcagcagaacaaatgaatgtatacaggtttggaacaatctgagggtgtaTTAATGATCacggaattttcattatttggtgaactgttcctttatgGCTGATGCTGATGTCTTTGAGACAAagtcataaatataaaaaacaagatttaaaaaaaagttactgttgccttttgttttttaattatggttataattaattataaaaaaacacaaagcgaAGGAAAAAGTTATTAACCAATATAATCTAGTGTTATAAAGGATGAACGGGCTGCATGAAACTCCCGATATAATAAATGAGTCTGAACGATCGTATCTGCTCTCTGTGCGAGAGAACCGTAACAAAACTCTTATAACCACTCAGGGTCTGTTTACTGACAGGGGCAAGAAAGACATTCTGCCACATCGCACTTTAAACAAAACTTACTGAgacccccccccacacacacacactgtttctGTGATTTACATGTTTGGTCGTCGGGTGAAATTGCTGCAGTTTCCACATTATCTATTATTTTCCTCAGGTAtacaattgttttttgttaGCATTTAGCTACAGACAATCTCTAGCACGTATTTACCTCCTTTTAGTACCaacatttcatttagttttgaAAAGAATTCAGAACATTCAGTTGCAAATCTCATTTAGTGATATGAATAACGTAATCGTCGCAtctgtaaaatgacatttttataaatacttaCGACAGATTCAAACCagtgtaaaataatttaaaaaatagcACGTCACACTTCATTTACATCTTGCAGAGCTGTCCATACTAAAGCAAAAGCAGCTGGAGTATATAAACACAACTCTGGCTTGGCCCACATTCAGACATAATGGTTTCTGTCTTGACGTTACATTAGCCAAACACTTAGCAGATTTACCTTTTGTTCATCTCTGAGGAAAAATAAAGGCCTTCATTGGAAAAGTGGACCATTGTCCACCCTCAAAGTCATCAAAGTCAAAGAATGAGAAGTAGTTCAATTACTTAATCAAATAAATCGATGTCCTCATACATGATTTTAATGGTAGATTTTCACTAGATTGGGCCATTTTCGTGGAAACAGAGACAGTGCTGCTATAGCTTCAAAGATTTAAAGGAGATCTTTGGTATTTTTTATGCCCTTTGACATGTCTCTAAAAGCTTTGGATAGTTGGCTTTAAACTCTTCTGGAGAAATcgaaaacaaaagagaaaatgcCTAGTAGGGCAGATTTATTATTTGTACTGTAGCATATCTAAAAAGATGGGAATTCATTGATATTGACTTTTAAAAGGGATAtactcacccaaaaatgaaaatgatgttgtgAATTACTTACCCACCAGTGGTTCCAACCCTGgagacatttctttgtttggtcgggcacaaagaaagatatttggaagaattgtCAGTTGCtatcattcatccaaatatctttctttgagttcattagaacaaagacatttatgcaggtttggaagagcttgaggttgagtaaattatggcAGAATGATTATTTTTGGGAAGCCCTTTTGGAGACACAAGTGAGAAAGACATTTTCtcagaagaaacatctgagaggCAAGGTCTCCAATGCTCTCCATTGAAACCCATTGCTGTTTTAGTGAACCaaccaagatgtttttttttttatatgggTGATACCAATACCAAAAATGTGAAGACCAGGTTGgttgatattttaaatacagtatatgggACAGTTTCTCAGACAGGGATTCGGCTTAGATTTAACCAGGACTAGGCagttaaattaagattttataGCAGTTTGTCTTAACACTGGTGTGCATCCTGAGAACAAAAAAAGGCATAACTCTagtgttattgttttaatggttatttatttacaacGTTTACATATCAATGACAAGTACAAGGCTCTTTAAAAATACATCCGAATTATCATGTTAACAACagcatttttcttcatttttaggCACAGGTGAAAGTGGAAAGAGCACTTTCATCAAACAGATGAGAATAATTCACGGGACTGGTTACACCGATGAAGATAAGAAGGATTTCATTAAACTGGTCCATCAGAACATTAtctttgccatgcaggccatGTGCAGGGCGATGGAAACGCTCAGTATTGCCTATGCTAATGCAGAGAATAAGGTAACACagatatacatacacacacaaaatgaagttaaCATGTGAAGCTCTCGACACAAGAAAGCTTTTCCATCTGCAAAGGGTCAGGTCAAGAAAGATAAATCACATATCCACTaaatttaaggttaaaacaTACTGAAAACCTTTTCAACTGGAGTATTAACTGTGAGCTGCAATACAGTCCcaacataaaaaacaagtaaatatgGTCCcttaatatttttgtatgaactaAACAATTAGCGTATTTAACCATTGTTTTATGATGCTatgaaacatataaaataaatataaataaatgtatatttcataatttttagaggtccaatctgtaacttttggtGCCTACTCCATCCGAAACATTGAATCTCATTTTACTCGATGTACTTGACGTAAGACAAATGATGTCAGACTGACATTTTCCACAAAATTGTACCGAACAGCTCAAatgataaatcattattataacgattattattataaatttgcCAGGGTACGGTGAGAGGACGGTTTGGACTGTTTCTGAAAAATAAGTGCATTTTATGATTATTATCAAGGAATTATGTTACAACAGCCCAATGAACATTATCTGAAACCCTGACAAAATGAATAAGGACAATAATCTTTTTCTGCGCTCGTGTTCTTGACCTTATACTTTCATTGGTCTCAAACAATGTCCTAATCCTGATTGGCTGTGTTTACAGGGTCATGGTGACATGGTGAATGAAATGGAGATTGACAAGATTATGCGTTTGGATGACAGCCAAGTGAGTGCCATCCGTAGTCTATGGAGCGACGCTGGAATTCAGGAATGCTATGACCGCCGTCGAGAATATCAGCTGACCGACTCTGCCAAATAGTCAGTCTTATTATTTTAAACTCGATGATTGattgtaatgtttaatgtaCAGTATCATTTGATCATGTACTGTAGATGTGAGGTGGAAACCCCGCAGTGATACTAGATGTGGGTTTTCTCTAACTGTGATGTCATTATAGTATTTGTGACCTGTTCTGTCTGCCCTGACCATACTTTTACCACAATATTTGTTTCCATAATGTGACCTGTCACAGCTATCTGTGTGACCTGGATCGGATTGCAGAAGAAGCGTACGTCCCATCCGAGCAGGATATTCTGAGGGTCAGAGTTCCTACCACTGGTATAATCGAGTATCCATTCGATCTGGAGAATGTCATCTTCAAGTGAGAATTCTAGCGACCATTAAAAATATGATGTCTTAttgttttaatcaaacataaaaagGAGGCACAAACCAACCCGCTTGTTAAGTTCTGACGTAATGAAGACCATTTCCAGGTCCGGATATAGGTGAACCTGTCCTCcttcaaaaaaaacaataccacAGGTTGTGTGCGCAGGCAACTTATTACGATCTGtagttacattttaaagttcagCGCCCTCTAGCTGAcgtagatttttttttgcctatatcaaaatgtgtgtttgcttATCAAATGTGTAAAGTTTTTAAACGGTCatgtaatttttaataataaatattatttaattggATCCTTGTCCTATATTCTAGATATAGATTTTGATTGCTTATTTAATGTGTATTAGCAGACTAGTCCTGATTTTTATTTCCTATTTTTAAGCCATTTACTATAAATACAAGACAAACTGTTAAAAGGATGTTAAGCGCACAAATTAAAGACGCAGTACAGATTTGTCATGACTAACAAATTAAGATTGCTCAATCGATGTCAGTTTGACATGTTCAGCTGATCACGTTTATTATGGATGTCATCAGGATGGTGGATGTgggaggtcaaaggtcagagcGCAGGAAGTGGATCCACTGCTTTGAGAACGTCACCTCCATTATCTTTTTGGTGGCCCTGAGCGAGTATGATCAGGTTTTGGTTGAATGCGACAATGAGGTCAGTGGTTTCATTTATACAGTCATCAGCTAAACGTTTTCTGACCTCACGTCTATATTAATGCTGGACGGAATAGCCAAGGAGAGACCCGAGTCCATTCTAGCTCATGTTAGATTCTCTTAACTGTTATAAAGGACGACATATAACTCATTGTTCTGAATATAAGTTCTTTTGTTGCCATGGTATTGCTTAAGAAATGTATCACAATGCTTTGTTTTAACAATGTTTGTGCTACTGAAATTTAATCAAAAGATATcagtaaatatgaataaaaaattgatGATTAGACAAAAAAGGTCTTCCTGTTTGTTTCTGTCTTGCGTTCCAGAATCGTATGGAGGAGAGCAAAGCTTTGTTTAAAACCATCATCACATATCCTTGGTTCAAGGAGTCTTCTGTAATCCTCTTTCTCAATAAGACCGACATCTTGCAGGAGAAGATCCCTAACTCTCACCTGGTCACTTACTTCCCAGAATTCACAGGTCAGTTATTGGCACAAATCAAAGCAGGAGATACATTCAAAGGTATTTAAAAACCATATTGAATCAATGCGTGGGTCCACTTGCAGTTTAATTtcaaaaagttgtatttttctCTTAAAGTTACAGTATGGTTttgtaatacattaaaaacCCTCCCTTTAAAACACTATCGTATGTCTCTTGATTTTGTTGTATTACAAGTTCAACCACTTGATGTCAATGTCCAATACAGTTTCTTCAAATATGACAAAGTTGCAtgacccatttaacaaattgtttatttaacaaaattcaacaaatcatttatttactacaattattatacagtaaaacaac containing:
- the gna14a gene encoding guanine nucleotide-binding protein subunit alpha-14; translation: MAGCCMSAEEKERLRINQEIEKQLRKDKSNSRKEMKLLLLGTGESGKSTFIKQMRIIHGTGYTDEDKKDFIKLVHQNIIFAMQAMCRAMETLSIAYANAENKGHGDMVNEMEIDKIMRLDDSQVSAIRSLWSDAGIQECYDRRREYQLTDSAKYYLCDLDRIAEEAYVPSEQDILRVRVPTTGIIEYPFDLENVIFKMVDVGGQRSERRKWIHCFENVTSIIFLVALSEYDQVLVECDNENRMEESKALFKTIITYPWFKESSVILFLNKTDILQEKIPNSHLVTYFPEFTGPKNDSKAAQEFILQMYLEQNEDKEKALYSHFTCATDTENIRLIFAAVKDTIVKQNLKDFNLV